From a region of the Helianthus annuus cultivar XRQ/B chromosome 5, HanXRQr2.0-SUNRISE, whole genome shotgun sequence genome:
- the LOC110940350 gene encoding maltose excess protein 1-like, chloroplastic has protein sequence MKAILMRVQWHVSFLPTHHRLSPFHMTTVVALAGAPPLQPSSTSKPGCLFLLLKNHHRRRPHFSIPPLKPCSIRLPTRPRPRPNPALGSDVPNPLHPDHQHDDEGLKQWDSLTAKFAGAANVPFLLLQLPQIVLNARNLLAGNKAALFAVPWLGMFTGLLGNLSLLSYFAKKGEREAMVVQTLGVVSTYAVIAQLAMAGSMPVPQFTATSAVVACGLLINFLNYFNLLNENIWNFWEDFITVAGLSALPQVMWSTFVPYVPNSILPGIMSFVIAVVMVVMARIGKLAENVNKFVGSISGWTATLLFMWMPVAQMWTNFLNPENIRGLSSFSMLLAMTGNGLLIPRALFVKDLMWFTGSCWASFFYGWGNLICMYLCASISKEFFLAATVGLFLWTGFALWSDSKAYGHGSLLTSLKGLFLGS, from the exons ATGAAAGCAATATTAATGCGAGTGCAGTGGCATGTGAGTTTCCTCCCAACCCATCATCGTCTATCTCCATTCCATATGACGACGGTGGTGGCCCTGGCCGGAGCTCCGCCTCTCCAACCGTCATCAACCAGTAAGCCCGGCTGCCTTTTTCTTCTTCTAAAAAATCATCATCGTCGTCGTCCCCATTTCTCCATCCCCCCCTTAAAACCTTGTTCAATTCGATTGCCTACCAGACCCAGACCCAGACCAAACCCTGCCCTAGGTTCCGACGTCCCCAACCCTCTTCACCCAGATCATCAACATGATGATGAG GGTTTGAAGCAATGGGATTCCCTGACGGCTAAATTCGCCGGAGCTGCAAATGTCCCCTTTCTGTTGCTCCAATTGCCTCAAATCGTCCTGAATGCTCGTAATCTTCTTGCTGGAAATAAGGCGGCTCTTTTTGCTGTTCCATGGCTG GGAATGTTTACCGGACTTCTTGGAAACCTTTCATTACTATCATATTTTGCAAAAAAAGGTGAAAGGGAAGCAATGGTGGTTCAAACTTTGGGAGTTGTATCAACATACGCGGTTATCGCTCAGCTAGCCATGGCTGGATCCATGCCTGTACCACAGTTTACCGCTACTTCTGCGGTGGTTGCCTGTGGTCTCCTTATCAATTTCTTAAACTATTTTAATCTGCTTAATGAAAACATCTGGAATTTTTGGGAGGATTTCATTACTGTTGCTGGCCTCTCCGCACTTCCACAa GTCATGTGGTCAACGTTTGTACCTTATGTTCCAAACAGTATCTTGCCAGGAATCATGTCTTTTGTGATAGCCGTGGTGATGGTTGTCATG GCTCGAATTGGGAAACTTGCAGAAAATGTCAACAAATTTGTTGGATCAATATCTGGATGGACTGCTACACTCCTTTTCATGTGGATGCCCGTTGCACAAATG TGGACAAATTTCTTGAATCCTGAAAACATCAGAGGATTGTCATCTTTCTCAATGCTGCTTGCCATGACCGGAAATGGACTTTTAATCCCCCGTGCACTCTTTGTTAAAGATCTCATGTG GTTCACTGGTTCATGTTGGGCATCTTTCTTCTATGGATGGGGAAACTTGATATGCATGTACCT TTGTGCAAGTATTAGCAAGGAGTTCTTTTTGGCTGCAACAGTTGGCTTATTTCTTTGGACAG GGTTTGCACTGTGGAGCGATAGTAAGGCGTATGGCCACGGCTCACTGTTGACATCTCTAAAGGGGTTGTTTTTAGGTTCTTAA